Part of the Verrucomicrobiales bacterium genome is shown below.
TCCCCAACGCCAACAGGTCGTCGACATGGAGGCCGCAGGTTTTCCGTCACCCCTAACGGTAACCAGTTTTCTTCAGAAGCGGGAGATCTCCTCAGGAGGAGTGATCGTGGTAGACGAAGCGGGCCAGATCGGAGGGCAACAAATGGTCGAGCTACTACGCTGTGCCAAGGGGAAGCACGCCCGCCTGATCTTGTCGGGGGATACACGCCAACACGGGCCAGTGGAAACCTCCGACGCCCTAGTGGCCATCGAGAAACATTCCGGAATCCACGCCGTCGAGCTCCATACCATCCGACGCCAGGATCCGGCTCGAGGAAAGACCCTGGAGGAAAGACGTCAGATTCGAGACTATCGCCAAGCCGTCGAAGCTGCAGCCGATGGACGTTTGGCCGAGTCGTTCACCAAGTTGGAGGCGGCGGGGTTCGTGACACCCTGTCGGCTAGGCACACAATCTGACGCCCTTGCGGAAGAATACCTCCAGCTCGCCGAGCAGAAAGCTTCCGCCGTGGTCGTCTCGCAGACTTGGAGTGAAGTCGACCGGCTCAATACCAAGATCCGAGAGTCACTTAAGGCCAAAGGTCTGATTGGGCAGCAGGACCATCCGATCCAGACTCTAGATAGGTTGGACCTCACCAATGCCCAAAAGCGCGACCAGCGCTTCTATCCCTCCGGGGCCGTCATTCTATTCAACCAGCAAGTCATGGGCTGCGCTCCAGGCCAGACCGGAAAGCTTCAAGGTGTCGTCAACGCCGGGGTGATCGTAGAAGTCGAAGGAAAACTCCTCACGATCCAGAATCGCCTCCTCTCCCGTCTGACCGTATGTGTGCCTCGGGAACTACCCATCGCCGAGGGCGACCGGCTTCACCTCAAAGCCAATCGAAAGCTCGGATCCGGAGCCAAGGTCACCAACGGCGAGTTGGTGACCGTTAAGCAAGTCCGATCGGAGAGCGGACAAATCAAACTCACCGACGGTCGAATCCTCGATCCGTCCTTCCGGGAATTTGTTCCTGGCTACGCCATCACCTCCTACGGATCGCAAGGTAAAACCGTGGATTACGTCCTTTTCTCCGACTCGGCGGTCCAGGTCGCAACCAATGCACAGCAGTGGTACGTCAGCATCAGCCGGGGTCGTAAAGGCGTCCGCATCTTCACCCCCGACAAGGAGTGCCTCCGTGAAGCTGTCGCCCGTTCCGGCCACAGTCCGCTGGCGATGGATCTTCTCCCGACCTACTCCATCGGCTCTTCCTCACCCCGCCACACGCTCCGCTACGGGGTATGGGGCCGATTGCGCAGTTATTTGGATCGCTTCGGCCACCGCGCCGCGAATCTCTACATCCGTATCAAATCGAGGCGACGACAGAGCAGCAAACAAATCAAACCAATCATCAAGCAAAGCCATGCTCACCAAACCACCCGAATGCTGGTCCACCGACCCGAACGCCCACGCACTCAAAGTCGAGGTCTCCGCTGATCAATCCGTCCTACTCCCCTTCGAGCACCTCCTCTTTTCTGAACTGGTCAGTCATGCCGACGCCCAGGAGCTCCAGTTATCATTCGTCACCCACGAGGTCATCGTGGCCGGGACCTGCCTCCGCAAGATCGAATCCGCCCTCCAGCGAAGGGATCTCGCCCACTTGGCGGTAACGATTCACTCAAACGGTCGACCGTCGGAAGACGCACAACCGACAATCCGTCAAATAGCGGTCCGCCGGATCGATATGGATGGAGCCTCATCACGGGAAGCGGACCATGGAAGCAAACCGCCTGCTGAGGGAGAATAAGCAGTCGAACCTCCCGGACACGGATGTGTCCCTTCCGCTGCTTCGGTTGGGACGTTGGGAGGGAGACTACCCTTTCCGAAGCAGGGGCTGAGGGGGCTGAGGAAACGGCGTAGCGACCGAGCAATCTCGCAACGGAAGCGCCGCACCTTGAGGTGCTTTCACCCTGGAGTGACGAGCGAGGGTGAAGACAGGCAGAGCAGGCTTGAGCGAAATGAGCAAAAGCCTCGTCGCCGGTCAGCACACACGTTGGTCACGCCAAGTCTCCGATGAGGCAAACGAAGATTCCCAGCCTCAGAGGCCGCGGATGAATTGCTGGTGCCAACTGACCCGGTCAGTAAAGCAAAACGACGATGCTAAAATCGATAAATCGTCGTCCCATTGAGGGGATGTGAGGAGCTTATCCCCTCGAACCATGCCCTCAGGACACTTTCGCAACTCACGGAATTTCAACCATCTGCCTTCGTTCGAGTTCTCGGACACTACGGGATCCGCCCGACTGGGTGGTCGCGTGTATATCCAGTTTTTCGTTAACCGTTGAGTGCCCGCGCTTTGGGCTGCAAAGGAAGTTCCCGCCTTGAAATGAGGAGGCTAGTCTACGGAGATCTCATTCCATAAAACCGATACCCCATACGTCTGGAAGCAGAATCCCGCCACTGCTCGACGCCATAGCGGTTCGTGATAAGTCCGAGAACCCCCCACTCGCCTGGAAGACGAAAGCCGCCGACCGCGTAAACATCACCAGGCACCCCGAAAATCGTGAATCGAAATCCTTCGGGGGTGATGCCGCTCAGAGGACTCGAGATGCCGAGAGTCGGGAGCTGGGTGAAAGCGGCCACGATGTGCTTGCTGGCATCCATCACGGTTTCAAGAACTAAATCCGAGCCGGTGGCACCGCCACCCCAACCCAGGAAAGTCTGCCCCGGGGCCGGGATTGCCGTAAGCCGCAAACGCCTGCCCGCAGCAAATCGACTCCCGCTCGCGTTCAACTCAACCCGCCCAAGCCCAGTCTCAGAGATCGTCAAAGAAACCTGCCCCGTGGGTAGCGGTTGAAAGACGGCCGTTATGCTGGGCGCGGCGCTGGTCACACTGAGAGAAATGCGAGTGTCCGTCCCGACCGCCGCACCGCTCCAGAACGCGAAGTAATTTCCCGGTGCGGGCACGGCTGAAAGACGCACGCTTGCCCCGTAGGGAGTCCAGAGCGCCGCCGGGAAGCGATCGACGGAGCCAGCTCCCAGAGTGTGAGTAGAAAGCTGAGTGCCGAAGATCGCCCTAAGGTTTCGGTCGAATGTCATCGCTACAACCGCCTCCCGGTTCGTTCCATCAGCATCGCCAAGCCAATGCAGGAAGTCCCAGCCTGGAAG
Proteins encoded:
- a CDS encoding chitobiase/beta-hexosaminidase C-terminal domain-containing protein, yielding TFATGDERLPLGHVVSGVVSNLFWKPGSVLILRWFNDWGGSVSRTEQLMSVDDLRFEAIPSPEPMFFAEGKVVLESAVTNRGPALVSMETAYPGGVILYTLDGSEPGLASRLYTGPVAIARTSKLRAIAFNTAFSESRQSRVLKVVILPALSADTLGGGLLSVEPPSGGYRGDHTASVSATPLPGWDFLHWLGDADGTNREAVVAMTFDRNLRAIFGTQLSTHTLGAGSVDRFPAALWTPYGASVRLSAVPAPGNYFAFWSGAAVGTDTRISLSVTSAAPSITAVFQPLPTGQVSLTISETGLGRVELNASGSRFAAGRRLRLTAIPAPGQTFLGWGGGATGSDLVLETVMDASKHIVAAFTQLPTLGISSPLSGITPEGFRFTIFGVPGDVYAVGGFRLPGEWGVLGLITNRYGVEQWRDSASRRMGYRFYGMRSP